The Dongia rigui genome includes the window ACCTTATTGCGGTGATCGACGCCCGCGGCCTCAGCCACGGCGCCGTGATCGCCAAGCGCAATGGCCTTGGCATTGCCGTGATCGATGCGCTGGCCCGGCTCGAGGATCCTGAAATTCTGCGGCACCTTCTGGAAGACCCGGAGGCTCCCTTCTCCATCCCGGCGCTGTCATCAGCGGCGCTGGTGGCGATGACCGATGTCGGCCTGCAGAAGCTGATCGCCGAGCGGCGCGAGCTGCCGGAGAGCCTGGCCGAGGACATGATGACCTGGGCAGACCCCGAGGTGTGCGAGAGCCTCAATGGCCGCTTCCTGTTCGACGCCATGGTTGCCTCGGCGCAGCAGCCCCTCTATGGACAGAAGGCGACAGCTTTGCCGGAGGAAGCGGCGGCACCGGCTGCCGCAGAACCGGCAGATATCGAACTGACGCCAAGTTCGATGATCAGCGCGTTGCGCAGCGGCAATCTGGCCCTGTTTCAGGCGCAAGTGGCACATCTTGCCAATCTGCGCATGGGCCTGGTGCGCAAGCTGATGAATGAGAATGGCGGCGACAGCATCGCCTTCATCGCGCGCGCGATCGGTCTGCGGCGCGACGAGTTCGCCCAGATCTATCTGCAGGTTCGGAAGCTGCGTACGAAATCGGGCGGCGTCGGGGCTGCCGATCTCGGCCAGGCGCTCGACTTCTTTGATCGGACCGAGCCTGCGCAGGCCAGCGCGATCATCTCCCGCTGGCGCCGCGAATCAGCGCGTGACGCGTTGACGGAAAGCGAGGATGTGGCGGCCCCGGCCCCGCCCGCGGAGGCGTCCGAACCCGTTCCCGAGCCCGAAGAGACCTTGCCAACCGAACCGGCGGCCTGAACCAGCGCTTTCGTACAAGCGTTTACCAAGAGCGCCGATGTCTGTGACAGCCCGGCGCTCCGGCGAAGGGATTGTCGGCAACCCGTCGATGCGCCGGGTCCGCCTCGCGGATCGACTGAATTTGATCCGAAAATTGGAACAAAAGCGGCCCTCGCGGAGCCGGCGCATACGCCGGAAAACCGCGACAAATCAGCTATTTCTATTGAACCATGCCAATTGTTGAAGAAAGATGACGCCAGCTGAGGGCAAGACGTCGGAAGCGGGCAAGTCGCAAACCTTGCCGCCAAACCGCGCTGCAGTCCTCACGCTTCCGAATGACAGAGGAGGTTTCAAAAAATGAACCAGGTAATGAAGAGGCTGGTACTGCCGGCCGTAACCGCTGCCGCGCTGCTGACCAGCACCGCGCTGGCACAGGCCGAAATGGTGCTGAACCGTGGCAACGGCGCCGAGCCGGAAACGATCAATCCGCATAAATCGACCGGTGTCACCGAAGCCAATATCGAGGCCGATATCTTCGAAGGCCTCACCACCTATGCCCCGAACGGCGACATCATCCCGGGTGCTGCCGAGAGCTGGGATATCAGCGATGACGGCAAGACCTACACCTTCCATCTGCGCAAGAATGCGAAGTGGTCCAACGGCGATGCCGTGACGGCGAAAGATTTCGTGTTCGGCTTCCAGGATGCCGTGAACCCGGAAACCGCCGCTGATTACGCCCCGATCCTCGACGTCATCGTCAATGCGGAAAAGATCCGCAAGGGCGAGGAGAAGGATTTCTCGAAGATCGGCGCCGAAGCCGTCGACGATTACACGCTGAAGGTCTCCTTGACCGGACCCACCCCCTATTTCCTGGGGCTGCTGCGTCACCCGATCTCCTATCCGGTGCACAAGGCGACGGTGGAAAAGTTCAAGGACGACTGGACGAAGCCAGGCAACATCGTCAGCAACGGCGCCTATCAGCTGACCGAATGGACGCCGCAGGCGTCGCTGACCTATGTCAAGAATCCAAATTATTGGGACGCCACCAATGTGAAGGTCGACAAGGTCGTCATGTATCCGACCGAAGACCTGGCCGAGGAATTGAAGCGGTTCAAGGCTGGCGAACTTCACGTCACTTATGACGCGCCGTCCGAGCAGATTCCGGATCTGGAAAAGAATTTCGCTGACGAGTTCAAGAACACGCCCTATCTCGGCACCTATTACTACGTGATCAACCTGACCCGCGAACCGCTGGGCGCGCAGGCGGACCTCCGCAAGGCGTTGTCACTGGGCGTCAACCGCGAGGTCCTGGTTTCCAAGATCACGCAAGGCGGCGAGGCCCCGGCCTATTCGTGGGAACCGCCGATGTCGAACTACAAGCAGGCCTTTGTCGACTTCAAGGACATGCCGCAGAAGCAGCGCCTCGAGGAAGCCAAGAAGCTGCTTGAGAAGCACGGGTACAACAAGTCGAACCCGCTCAAGGTCGAGTTGCTCTACAACACCAGCGAGAACCACAAGAAGATCGCCGTGGCGGTGCAGAGCATGTGGAAGCAGATCGGCGTCGACGCCTCGCTGCGCAACGAGGAGTGGAAGGTCTATCTCGAGACCCGCGACAAGAAGCAGTTCGACGTCGCCCGCGCGGCCTGGATCGCCGACTATGACGATCCCATCAACTTCGCCGATATGTTCCTCTCCGACGCCGGTGAACGTAACGACGCCGGCTACAACAATCCGGAATACGACAAGCTGGTGAAGGGTACGGGCACGGAAACCGACCCCGCCAAACGCATGCAGATGTTCCACGACGCGGAACAGATCTTCCTCAACGACTATGCGATGATTCCGATCTACCACTACACATCACAGCACATGGTGTCGAAGAAGGTGGCCGGTTGGGAATACAACATTCTCGACTTCCATCTGGCGCGCTTCCTCGCGGTTGCCGAGTAAGATTTGCGTGATGGGCGACCCGGTGGCATCATGCCACCGGGTCGCTTTTCTTTGACCCGATACGCCTCGGCACCGTTCTTCGGCACCGATGGGAGGCGGCTTTTATGCTTAACTACACATTCCGGCGCTTGCTTGGCGCGATACCGACCCTGTTCATCATTCTGGCAGTGTCGTTTTTCATGGTGCGCTTGGCGCCCGGTGGCCCCTTCGACAAGGAACGCAAGGTTCCGGCCGAAGTCGAAGCCAAGCTCATCCAGCAATACCATTTGGACGAACCCCTGCCGCAGCAGTTCGCGCGCTATGTCGGCAATCTCGCCCAGGGCGATTTCGGCCCCTCGTTCAAATACAAGGATTTCACGGTTTCCGAACTGATCTGGCAGGGCTTCCCGACCTCGCTGGCCCTCGGTCTGTCGGCCATCGCCATCGCTCTCGTCATCGGCGTGACCTTAGGGATCTGGTCCGCGCTCAGGCAGAATTCCATCATCGACTATCTGAGCGTCGGCACAGCGATGCTCGGTATCGCCGTGCCGAACTTCGTCATCGCCCCGATCATGACGCTGGTGTTCGGGCTGATGCTCAACTGGCTGCCTGTTGGTGGCTGGGGCAAGCCATCCAATTGGGTGCTGCCGATTGTTGCGCTGGCCATTCCGCAGATCGCCGCCTTCACGCGCCTCACCCGTGGCTCGATGCTGGAGATCCTGCGCAGCAATTTCGTGCGCACCGCCCGCGCCAAGGGACTGCCCGAAGTCGTGACGCTGACCCGCCACGCCATTCGCGCCGCACTTATGCCAGTCGTCTCCTATATGGGGCCAGCCATTGCCAATATCGTCACCGGCTCGGTCATCATCGAACAGATTTTCGGCATTCCCGGGATCGGCCGCTATTTCGTGCAAGGCGCCATCAACCGCGACTACACGCTGGTGCTGGGCGTCACCGTCCTATTCGGCGCCCTCGTCATCATCTGCAACCTTATCGCCGACATCTGCTACGGCCTGCTCGACCCGAAGGTGCGCTATGACTGATATCACCGCCCTCGCCGTCCAGCCAGAAACCAAGGGCCGCAGCCTCTGGGCCGACGCCCGCCGCCGCTTTATGCGCAACAAGGCCGCGGTTGTTGGCCTGGCCATTCTCATCGTCGTTGCCTTGCTCTGCTTTGGCGCACCATATCTCGGCCTGCACGATCCTGAAGAAGTGGACTGGACGCTGGAGTCGATGAGCATCCCGCCCAATTTTGAGCTGGGTTACTACTTTGGCACTGACCAGAATGGTCGAGACTTGTTCGCGCGAACACTCTACGGCGGTCAGGTCTCACTCTTTGTCGGTCTCGTTGCCACGCTTGTCAGCATTCTCATCGGCACTCTGTGGGGTGCCACGGCCGGCTTTGTCGGCGGCCGAACGGACAGCGTCATGATGCGCATCGTGGATATACTATATTCCCTGCCCTTCATTTTCTTTGTCATTCTGCTTTCCGCAACGCTTGGCCAACGGGCCAAGATGTTGTTTGGCAGTGACATGGTGCTGATCTACCTCGCCATCGGCGCCGTCAGTTGGCTGGACATGGCACGTATCGTTCGCGGCCAGACGATCAGCATTCGCCGCAAGGAATTCATCGAGGCCGCCCATGCGAGCGGGGTTTCTAGTTGGCGCATCATCACTCGGCACATCATTCCCAACTGCCTGGGGCCGGTCGTGGTCTATATGACCTTGACCGTTCCAGCGGTGATTCTGACGGAGAGTTTTCTGTCGTTTCTGGGAATGGGCGTCCAGGAGCCCAATTCGTCTTGGGGAATGTTGATCAGTGAAGGGGCCCGCGCGATGGACATCGCGCCCTGGGCCGTGGTCTTCCCCAGCGCCGTCATGGTGGTGACGCTGCTGGCACTCAATTTCGTCGGTGACGGTTTGCGCGACGCCCTCGACCCGAAGGATCGGTGAGGGCGCCATGAGCAACGTTCTTGAAGTCACCAATCTCAACACCAGTTTCTGGACGCCGGAAGGTGACGTAAACGCGGTCAGCAACGTCTCCTTCACCATCCAGCGCGGCGAGACACTGGGCATCGTCGGCGAATCCGGCTCCGGCAAGAGCCAGATATTCATGTCGATCATGGGCCTCTTGGCCAGCAACGGCCGCGCCACCGGCTCGGTCAAGGTGACCGGCACGGAAATCCTCGGCGTCACCACGGCGGAACTCAACAAGATCCGCGGTGCCCGCATGTCGATGATCTTCCAGGATCCGATGACGTCTTTGAACCCCTATCTCACCGTGCGCCGGCAGATGACCGAAGTGCTGATGACGCATAAGGGCATGACCGAGAAGGAAGCGACGGAAGCCTCCATCCGCATGCTGGATCAGGTGCAGATTCCCGAAGCCCGCCGACGCATCAACATGCACCCACATGAATTCTCGGGCGGCATGCGCCAGCGCGTGATGATCGCAATGGCTTTGCTGTGCGGACCGGAGCTCCTCATTGCCGACGAGCCGACCACGGCGCTCGACGTCACCGTGCAGGCACAGATTCTCGATCTGCTCTCGCAGCTGCGGCGCGACAACGGTATGGCGATTGCGCTCATCACCCACGATCTCGGCGTCATCGCCGGCCTCGCCGACCGCGTGATGGTGATGTATGCCGGTGCCGTCGCCGAGAAAGGGTCCGTCCGGGACATCTTCAAGCGCCCGCAGCACCCCTATACCGAGGGCTTGCTGCGATCCATGCCGCGCCTCGATGAAAGCGGCATCAACCGTCTTGCGACCATCGGCGGCCAACCGCCCAATCTGCAGAACCTGCCGAGCGGCTGCTCCTTCCGCGAGCGCTGCCCCTATGCCTTTGACCGCTGTGCCAGCGAACGCCCCGCCCTGCGCGAGAGCGGGGGGGCTGGCCGCGCCAAGGCCTGTCACCTCGATGAGATCGGCGCTGTCCGGCAAACCAAGATCGGAGTGGTCGCATGAGCGCGCCCCTGCTTTCCGTCCACGACCTCAAGGTCCATTTCGACGTCAGCCGCAAGCGGCTCTTCGGCGGCGGGGTGCCGGCGATCGTCAAGGCGGTCGACGGCGTCACCTTCGATCTCAAGCCCGGCGAGACCTTAGGCTTGGTCGGTGAATCGGGTTGTGGCAAGTCGACGCTGGGCCGTGCTGTCCTGCGCCTGCTGCCGCTTAAAGGCGGTCGCGCCGTCTGGCTGGGGCAGGATCTCGCCAAGCTGGACACCCACGCCATGCGGTCCTTAAGGCGCGAAATGCAGATCATCTTCCAGGATCCGCTGGCCAGCCTCAACCCGCGCATGACGGTGGGGCAGATCATCGCAGAGCCGCTCACCACCTTCCAGCCGAACCTCAGTGCCGATGAGGTCAAGGCCCGCGTCAAGGCAATGATGGCCAAGGTCGGCCTGCTGCCCAACCAGGTCAATCGCTACCCGCATGAATTCTCCGGCGGCCAGTGCCAGCGCATCGGCATCGCGCGCGCCATCATCAACAACCCGCGTCTCATCGTTTGTGACGAACCGGTCTCGGCCCTTGATGTCTCGATCCAGGCGCAGATCGTCAATCTGCTGATGGATCTGCAGAAGGAGATGGGCATGTCGCTCATCTTCATCTCGCACAATCTTGCCATCGTGCGGCATATCAGCCACCGGGTGATGGTGCTCTATCTCGGCAAGGTGATGGAAATCGCAGACCGGGATTCGCTCTACAAGAATCCGCTGCATCCCTATACGCAGGCGCTCAATTCGGCCGTGCCGGTGCCGGATCCCGACATCGAGCAGAGCAAGGCACGCATCGTGCTGAAGGGCGACCTGCCCTCACCGCTCAATCCGCCCTCGGGCTGCCCGTTCCGCACGCGCTGCCCGCGCGCCACGGAAATCTGCGCCCAGGAGATGCCGGAACTGGTTGCGGCAGGGCCGGATCACATGGTGGCCTGCCACCATGCCGGGCCGATCAGCTAGCGCGTCAGGCCACCATGCCGACGGCGCGCATGTAGATGTCGAGCAGTTCTTCCTGCTCCTGGCGGTCGTTGGGTTCCATTTTGCGCAGCCGGATGATCTGACGCATGATCTTGGTGTCGAAACCGTTGCCCTTGGCCTCGGCATAGACTTCCTTCACGTCGCCGGCGATGGCGGCCTTTTCCTCTTCCAAGCGCTCAATGCGCTCGATGAAGGATTTGAGGTGGTCTGCAGCAATGCCACCGGAATCGGCCATGGATATCTCCTGAAAATCAGATGCCGCGCGGGAATCGTGGCGCGGTCGAATCGGGCGGGACTTTAGCGGTGCCTCGGGGGTGGAACAAGACGGGAAAGCCTGTGGATAACGTGGATTGCGGGGCCATCTTGCGGGGCGCCCAGCTTCCGGGCAGAGTGCCGCCGTAATTGGCCCCGGATTCCCATGCCACTCACCCATATCGCCCTGGCCGTCTTCATCCAGATTCTCTGGGGCCCGATCTATACCCTCGCCAAACCGGTGGTCGGCGACTGGTTTTCGCCCGTTCTTCTGGTGACAGTCGTCTATGCGACCGTGGCCCTGCTGCTCTCGCCCTTCTATCCGCGCGCCAAGACGCCCCGGCGAACCCTTTTCATTCTCGCTTTCTTCGGCTGTACCCTGCAAAGCACCGCGGTCTATTACGGCCTGAAGCTGCTGCCGGCATCGATGGCGGTCCTGTTGATGCAGCTGTCGGTCCCCGTCGCCATCGTCGCCTCCTGGGTGCTGGGGCGCGACAAGCCCAATCTCAAGAACGGCCTCGGCGCCCTGTTGTGCCTCGCCGGCGTCGCTGTCGTGGTGGGCAAGCCGGACGCCACATCCGCCTATCTCGGCATTTTCGCGATGCTGGTCTGTGCGATCTCCTGGGCAACGACCCAGGCGGTCATCCCGGTGGTTGCCAAGGATCACGGCACCGCGCTCTATGCGGCCCTTGCCCGCTATGCGACACCGCAGATGATCGTTGCGGCCCTCCTGCTCGAGGGGCAGGGCCTCATCCCCACCATCCAGGCGATCCCGCTGCAGGGCTGGCTGGGCGTGGTGGGAATCGCGGCCTTCGGCTTCGCCCTTCCCTATTCCATCTGGTATTGGCTGCTGATGCGTCACCGGGTGGATGAGCTCACCCCCTTCACCCTCCTCATGCCGGTCTTCGGCGTGGTGACAGCCACGTGGCACCTGGGCGAGCCGCTTTCCGAAGGAATTATCCTTGGCGGCGGCATCATCCTGCTGGGCCTTGGCATCATCGTGTGGCGCGGCCGGCCGCGGATCGCCCCCATCCCGCCCGCGCAGTAAAGGCGCCGGATAAACCGCCCGGATCTCCGCCCCGTTAAGACTGTATTCGTACCTGACGTGTAGTCTTTTCCCATAACGGACAGCCAGAACGGCGTCGGGGGAGGGAAAATGCGTTCCAGAACAGACACATGGCGATGCTGCTTGCCTGCTGCCGCCCTGGCGGCGCTGGGACTCGCCATGGTTGCCGGCGTGCAAATGATGCCGCGCGCGGTGGCGAATGCACCCGTTGCCGTTTTCGTCTGGCAGGGCGATGCCCTGGCCAGCGTCATCGGAGCCGGCGGGCGAATGCTAGGCCCGGGCGGCTTGCCGGGATCGATTATCGCCATCGGCGACACACCTGACTTTGCCAATCGCCTCTATGCGTCCGGCGCCAGCCTCGTGCTGCGCGCGGATGCCTCTCTCGGCTGCTCAGCAGAAAGGATCGGGTCATGAACTCCATCGACAGCTTGCGCGCACGCGTGGCGCGGATCCTTGCCATCTATATCGGGCTGCATTTGCCGCTGATCGCCGCCATCGAAGGGCTGGTCGGCGGTGGCATCGGCTGGCTCACCGGTATCGCGCTGGCAGTCACCATCGTCATCGCGGTGGCGAGCCTTGTGACATCGGGATTGAGCCTCCATCTCCTGCTCTCGACCGCACTCATGCTGATGATCGGCCTCATCGTTGCCGCCATGGAGGGCCAGGTCTGGCAGATCGACATTCACATGTATTTCTTCGCGGCGCTTGCCATGCTGACAGCCTTCTGCGACTGGCGGGCGATTCTTGCAGCGACGCTGACCATCGCGCTCCATCATCTGCTGCTCAACTTTATTTTGCCCGAAGCCGTTTTCCCTGGCGGTGCTGATTTCTTCCGCGTGGTCCTTCATGCCGTCATCGTGCTCATCGAAGCGGGTGTGCTGATCTGGGTCTCGCAGCATCTGGCGCGCGCCCTTGACCAGGCCGCCATCTCGCTCGATCAGGCGGAATCGGCGCGTCAGCAGGCCGAACACGCAGCCCAGCATGAGCGGGAAACCGAGGCCCGCACCAAGCAGGAACAACGCGAGATCCTCGCCCGCGTCGCCCGTGATTTCGAGCGCGCGGTGCAATCGGTGATCAACGAAGTGACCGCGCGCACCGGCCAGGCGGCCACCATGGCCGATGGCATGACACTCGTCGCCCGCGACAATGCGGCAAAGGCCGCCCAGGCCGCCGAGGCCTCCGGCGCCACCACCGGTGATGCGCAAGCAATCGCCGCGGCCGCTGAGGAACTCACAGCCTCCGTTGCTGAAATCCAGCGCCAGGCGCAACGGTCGAACGAGATCACGGCCCGCGCCGTGGAGCAGGCGGGCCTTACCTCCTCCTCCGTGGCGGAGCTTACCAGCGCCGCGCAGAAAATCGGCGACATCATCCATCTCATCAACGACATCGCCAGCCAGACCAATCTGCTGGCCCTGAATGCGACCATCGAAGCCGCGCGCGCGGGTGAAGCCGGCAAGGGTTTCGCCGTGGTGGCGGGCGAGGTGAAGTCCCTTGCCGGACAGACGGCCAAGGCGACCGAAGAAATCTCGGCCCAGATCGGCGCCATCCAGGTGGCGACCAGCAAATCAGCCGAAGCCATTCGCTCCATCGCCGACATCATTGGCGAGATCAGCGGCATCGCACAGGAGATCAGCTCGTCGGTCGAGCAGCAGAACCAAGCCACCCGCGAGATCGCCAATTCGGCGCAGAGCGTGTCGCTACGTACCGGCGAGACGACCGAGATCATCAGCAATGTGCAGGCCGCTGCCAGCGACACCGGGAGCACGGCGACCGAGGTTTCGACCGCCGTGCAGAGCCTTGTCGCACAATCAACACACCTCCAGGAGGAAGTGCAGCGGTTCCTGCGCTCACTGCCGACGCACTGACTCTTGGCCTCAGTGCTGGGGCTTGTTCTTTTCGTAAGCAGTCTTCTTGTCGGCCGACGCCTCGGACTGATACTTCGCCTTCCAGTCGTCATAAGGCATGCCATAGACGATTTCGCGTGCCGCCGGATCGGTGATGGCAACGCCCTTTGCCTCGGCTGCCTCGCGGTACCAGCGCGACAGGCAGTTGCGGCAGAAGCCAGCGAGGTTCATCAGGTCGATGTTCTGCACATCGGTTCGTTCGCGCAAGTGCTGCACCAGGCGCCGGAAGGCAGCCGCTTCGAGTTCGGTCTTGGTCGGTTGATCCATGGCACACACCTTCAAAAAGTCGTCGTTTCCTCGATCAGGCGGTCAACCACCCGCTGCAGCGCCGCGCGCGGTTCGAGACCGGCCTTGATGGCGGCAGTATAGACCGCCAATTGTCGATGTGCACTGGTACCGCGCTGCAGAATGACCCTGGCATGCGCCAGCTCCGCCGAGCAGCCAAAGAACGCCGCATCTTCGGACAGGAGATCGATCAGCTCCTCGATGAGATCGTGCATCGGCACGATGCGACCCTTGCCGAAATCGACCAGTCCTTCGTCCAAACCGTAACGCTGTGCCCGCCACCGGTTCTCGTTGATCAGCATCGCGTTATAGCGCCGCCAACGCTGATTGCTGCGGCGCAGGCGATAGAGCATGCGCAGGATGCAGCGATACATGGCCGCGATACTGAGCGTATCCTCGAGCAGCGTGCAGGCGTCGGATATGCGCATCTCCAAGGTGGGGAAGCGCGCCGAGGGGCGCAGGTCCCACCAGATCTTGCTGCCATCCTCGATCAAACCGGCACTGATGAGCACATCGAGATGGCGCTGATATTCGCCGAATGAGTCGAATATCTCCGGCAGGCCCGTGCGCGGGAGTTCGTTGAAGACGGCGAGGCGATAGGATTTGAGCCCGGTATCGGCGCCGCGCCAGAAGGGCGATGACGTCGAAAGGGCCAGCAGATGCGGCAGGAAATAGCTGGCCTGGCTCATCAGATCGATGCGCAGTTCCGGATCCTCTATGCCGATATGGACATGCATCCCGCAAATGAGCAGACGCCGGACAGGTCCGCCGATGTCGCGGGCCAAGGCGTTGTAGCGTTCCTTGTCGGTATGTTTTTGCCCGCCCCAATCGGCAAAGGGATGGGTCGAAGCTGCAACGATGGCAAGTCCGTGTTTGGCCGTTACTTCGGCGAGCGTTCCCCGGAAGTGTTTCAATTGTGATCGGGCCTCGGCAAGGCTGCTGCAGATGCCCGTGCCGATCTCGATCTGCGAGCGCATGAATTCGGGGCTGACGTGCAGGCCCAAAGCCGCCTGCGCCTCCTCGAAAAGCGCTGGTGATGGGTCAGCGACCAGGTCGCGGCTCACGCGATCGACCAGGAGGTATTCCTCCTCGATCCCCAGCGTGAAAGCCGGATCGCTCATCGGCGCCTCATTTCCTTTGCGGGAAAATTGTGGGATCGATCAGCAATCCCTTGACCGCAGTCTCTAGCTTGGCGGTCCAGCGGTTGACGCCCGCCTCGTCGCTGATGAGATCCTGGCGGATTTCAATGAGGGCATGTGGCAGCCCTTGCGCCTCGGCGTGATAGATGATCGAGAAGCCGTGCTCGTCGCGACCCGAATACGGCTCGTTGTCGCCCACCACCACATGCGGCAGTTGAGCCAGCCGCTGCATCAACGGAATCGGCAGGCGCGCGTCGCGATTCCACAGCACGCCGAAATGCCAGGGCCGCTTGAAGCCGTTCATCACCGGCGTGAAGCTGTGCAGCGACAGGATCGCTGTCACGGGTCCCGCCTCGCGCTTCTTCTTGATGAGGTCGGCGACGGCGAAATGATAAGGCTTGAAGATCTCCTCCGCACGATGTGCACGGGCAAGGCCGTCGAGCCCGCGATTGCCAGGCACAACGATGCGATCGGATTCCTGGGCGATCGAGGTGGGGTCGTCGAGCCGGCGGTTGCAATC containing:
- a CDS encoding N-formylglutamate amidohydrolase, producing the protein MTDTSASSMLEPNDGQLHETHGETTSLNRDSEPLLGRGDPPPFTLLNENGQAPLVIFCDHAGRAIPRKLGNLGLTPGELAQHIAWDIGIANVAAILARNLDAPCVLSNYSRLVIDCNRRLDDPTSIAQESDRIVVPGNRGLDGLARAHRAEEIFKPYHFAVADLIKKKREAGPVTAILSLHSFTPVMNGFKRPWHFGVLWNRDARLPIPLMQRLAQLPHVVVGDNEPYSGRDEHGFSIIYHAEAQGLPHALIEIRQDLISDEAGVNRWTAKLETAVKGLLIDPTIFPQRK
- a CDS encoding carboxylate-amine ligase, with the translated sequence MSDPAFTLGIEEEYLLVDRVSRDLVADPSPALFEEAQAALGLHVSPEFMRSQIEIGTGICSSLAEARSQLKHFRGTLAEVTAKHGLAIVAASTHPFADWGGQKHTDKERYNALARDIGGPVRRLLICGMHVHIGIEDPELRIDLMSQASYFLPHLLALSTSSPFWRGADTGLKSYRLAVFNELPRTGLPEIFDSFGEYQRHLDVLISAGLIEDGSKIWWDLRPSARFPTLEMRISDACTLLEDTLSIAAMYRCILRMLYRLRRSNQRWRRYNAMLINENRWRAQRYGLDEGLVDFGKGRIVPMHDLIEELIDLLSEDAAFFGCSAELAHARVILQRGTSAHRQLAVYTAAIKAGLEPRAALQRVVDRLIEETTTF